The Stutzerimonas stutzeri RCH2 genomic interval GCGCCGCAGACAGCCGAACCGGTCAGAGCGGTGAAGGTGTGGGACGACCCGCTGGATTTCGTCGTAGCCCCCGAGCACCCACTGGCGAGCAAGACTGACATCCAGCTCGCCGATATCGCTGGGCATCCGGCCGTCTTTCCCGGCGGCAATACCTTCACCCACCACATTGCCCAGCGATTGTTCGAACGCGAGGGGCTGACGCCCAATATCACCATGAGCACCAACTACATGGAGACCATAAAGATGATGGTTTCCATCGGCATCGCCTGGAGCGTACTGCCGCGCAGCATGCTCGACGAACAGGTAGTCAGCCTGCCCTTGCCAGGCATTCAGCTGACCCGGCAACTTGGCTACATCCTGCATAGGGAACGCACCCTGTCCAATGCGGCGAGGGCCTTCATGGCACTGCTGGATGCTGAACGCGGTGACTGACCAGACGAGACAACTACAAGAAAGGGCGCCTATAGCGCCCTTCTCTTCTTTGCAGATCAACCCTCCAGCGCGGGCCGCTGATCGGCGTTGATCGGGATGCGCTTGGGCTTGGCCTCTTCCGGCACCACGCGCACCAGATCGATCTTGAGCAAGCCACTGTTCAGCGCAGCGCCTTTCACCTCGATGTGGTCGGCCAGCCGGAACGACAGCTTGAACGCCCGCTGGGCAATACCCTGATGCAGATAGGTGACGTTCTCGGCCTCGCTCTCGCGCCGCCCGCCACTGATGGTCAGCACACTACGCTCTACCTGCAGATCGAGATCGGACTCCTGGAATCCGGCGGCAGCGACCACGATTCGATACTGGTCGTCACCGTGTTTCTCGATGTTATAGGGTGGATACGAGCTGCCGGTGTCGTTGCGCAGGGCGGACTCGAACAGGTCGTTGAAACGATCGAAGCCCACGGATTGCCGGAACAGAGGGGCCATGGGAAACGAACTCATGATAAACCTCCTGAAATCAGCGAGTTGAAACAGGCGGGACCCGGCTTCGGCATCCCGCTGAGCCTTAGATAGGAACCGTTCTGCAGATTTCAAGGCGCATGAAACAAGCCTGCCGACAAGAGGTAACACCATGTCCAGAGTCATGCTGATCACAGGTGCCAGCCGTGGTATCGGCGCCGCCACTGCGCGGCTTGCAGCTCGCCAGGGCTACGCGCTCTGCCTCAATTTCCACCAGCGCGAAGACGCAGCAAATCAGGTGCTTGAGCAGGTCCGCGCTGCGGGCGTGCCGGCAATCACGGTCAAGGCCGATGTCGCCGACGAGAGCCAGGTGCTGCAGATGTTCGAGGTGATTGATCGCGAGTTC includes:
- a CDS encoding Hsp20 family protein; its protein translation is MSSFPMAPLFRQSVGFDRFNDLFESALRNDTGSSYPPYNIEKHGDDQYRIVVAAAGFQESDLDLQVERSVLTISGGRRESEAENVTYLHQGIAQRAFKLSFRLADHIEVKGAALNSGLLKIDLVRVVPEEAKPKRIPINADQRPALEG